A DNA window from Paenibacillus andongensis contains the following coding sequences:
- a CDS encoding sugar transferase, whose protein sequence is MKRFCDLLVSVPLFVLFLPIIGIVAILVRLKLGSPVIFKQQRPGLYGKPINLYKFRTMTEARDHEGNLLPDSIRLTPFGMFLRKYSLDELLQLVNVIQGDLSLVGPRPLLMDYLPLYTEEQAKRHQVRPGITGWAQVNGRNKISWEDKFKLDVWYVENQSFLLDVKILALTFVKVVKSDGISHGNHVTMEKFSGSNLS, encoded by the coding sequence ATGAAACGATTTTGTGACTTGTTGGTATCCGTGCCACTATTTGTCCTATTTCTTCCGATTATCGGGATCGTTGCCATACTGGTTAGGCTAAAGTTGGGATCTCCCGTCATATTTAAGCAGCAAAGACCGGGCTTATACGGGAAACCGATTAATCTTTATAAATTCAGGACCATGACGGAAGCGAGAGATCATGAAGGGAATTTATTACCCGATTCGATAAGACTAACCCCATTTGGCATGTTTCTTAGAAAATATAGTCTAGATGAATTGTTGCAATTAGTAAATGTCATCCAGGGAGACTTAAGTTTAGTCGGGCCAAGGCCCTTGTTGATGGATTATCTGCCCCTATACACCGAAGAACAGGCGAAACGGCATCAAGTTCGACCCGGAATTACCGGATGGGCTCAAGTCAATGGCAGGAATAAAATCTCATGGGAAGATAAATTTAAGCTAGATGTCTGGTACGTTGAAAATCAAAGCTTCCTCCTGGATGTCAAAATTCTAGCCTTAACTTTTGTTAAAGTAGTCAAGTCGGACGGGATCAGCCATGGAAATCATGTGACCATGGAGAAATTTTCCGGCTCAAATCTCTCATGA
- a CDS encoding acetyltransferase, with product MDLVVIGEGGHGKVIRELIHSKRDYKIIAILDDKYDELTVTNDIYIGPISSAHDLMNRMNHLKFIIAIGNNEVRKLIVSKLGLSKENYISLIHDTAVISPSASIGDGTVVMAGTIVNAEAVIGDHVIINSGAIVEHDNQLGDYVHVAPKATLTGSVIAETGAMIGAGATIIPGKKVGEWAVIGAGATVISDVPSYRSAVGTPARLIAKAMFV from the coding sequence ATGGATCTTGTTGTTATTGGTGAAGGCGGTCACGGTAAAGTGATAAGGGAGTTAATTCATTCTAAGCGTGACTACAAGATCATAGCCATTTTGGACGATAAGTACGATGAACTAACTGTAACCAATGACATATACATAGGACCAATTTCTTCTGCACACGATCTAATGAACCGAATGAATCATCTTAAATTTATTATCGCGATAGGGAATAACGAAGTTCGTAAGTTGATTGTATCGAAGCTAGGCTTATCCAAGGAAAACTACATTTCACTCATACATGATACAGCCGTTATCAGCCCGAGTGCTTCTATAGGGGATGGGACGGTTGTCATGGCGGGGACAATTGTCAATGCCGAAGCGGTGATAGGCGATCATGTCATTATTAATTCAGGCGCGATCGTTGAGCACGATAATCAACTTGGGGATTATGTCCACGTTGCGCCGAAAGCCACGTTAACTGGCTCCGTTATCGCGGAAACAGGAGCTATGATAGGTGCGGGAGCGACCATCATCCCCGGGAAAAAGGTTGGCGAGTGGGCGGTTATAGGAGCCGGTGCCACAGTTATCAGTGATGTCCCTTCGTATAG